In Helianthus annuus cultivar XRQ/B chromosome 9, HanXRQr2.0-SUNRISE, whole genome shotgun sequence, the following are encoded in one genomic region:
- the LOC118481720 gene encoding WAS/WASL-interacting protein family member 3-like, whose amino-acid sequence MPSSSDTGVSDTLDPMAIVSDDRVSSEREVYTSDTTSTDDDDFQPFALPDVGAEPADEHDPVHDDAPAVAPLVDDIPIADHPIVATPLVDDHIDDAPVDAPLLMEDPVVAPLPDPVPVLFDRAPFATHIDPRYADTRNGWIDDDDDYPAFVLPVTPPAAPVLALVLAPISAPIDIPPFPPHITDAHRTDLPVTFLHDIPPPRPGEGSSRQPPIPVPPMMSSPFPFTSQFPTVTPPTAPSFTPSSEPFLWTTPLSCYCLIRITHTMLGTPRRTSLLL is encoded by the exons ATGCCTTCTTCATCAGACACTGGAGTTTCAGATACTTTAGATCCCATGGCGATAGTATCAGATGACAGAGTTTCGTCGGAGCGAGAGGTCTACACTTCCGACACCACCAGTACCGAtgatgacgatttccagccctttgcgctgcctgacgTCGGAgccgagcctgctgatg agcatgaccctgttcatgacgATGCACCCGCTGTTGCTCCTTTGGTTGATGATATACCTATTGCCGATCATCCTATTGTTGCTACACCGTTAGTGGATGATCATATTGATGACGCTCCTGTTGACGCTCCACTCTTGAtggaggatcctgttgttgcaccacTTCCTGATCCTGTGCCGGTGCtgttcgaccgtgcacctttCGCTACCCATATAGATCCACGTTACGCCgacacccgtaacgggtggatagatgatgacgatgattacCCAGCATTCGTGTTACCAGTTACACCTCCAGCAGCCCCTGTTTTAGCACTCGTTTTAGCACCCATTTCAGCACCCATCGATATCCCCCCATTTCCCCCACACATCACAGATGCTCATCGCACAGATCTTCCTGTTACGTTTCTTCACGACATACCGCCACcgcgtcctggagaggggtcatctaGGCAGCCGCCTATCCCTGTTCCACCCATGATGTCATCTCCTTTTCCATTCACATCTCAGTTTCCCACTGTTACACCACCCACTGCACCGTCCTTCACTCCGTCAAGCGAGCCATTTCTATGGACTACGCCCCTATCATGCTACTGtctgatccgtatcacccataccATGTTGGGTACTCCACGGAGGACATCCTTACTTCTctga
- the LOC110877959 gene encoding uncharacterized protein LOC110877959, whose protein sequence is MIDPTFTTVCGQCGIEDRKFLHHVRHRGTFRRLCTTCVLRLHPQCFCPNCLGVYDRSPPIDAVVCYKCYSSSHPTCVSPPISTTMTSTMSTMTSSRCSSPCASCVNPNLLVLNLNRVESRNNGGRVVDRIDLNAARLLLAAGKIAAMSMNKAEVAAANEAERRAKEAAYTRKRAREALDHVVRLMVKEKSDQKVNNVIAGVSPGVGVVDVSNVDVSGEVVEAMNAVELEDGKEGVNVGIVVSEAQGSAVVMEVDVVDGKDSGGGENGCVKDDELVKVVENGQEQH, encoded by the coding sequence ATGATTGATCCAACATTCACCACCGTCTGCGGCCAGTGCGGCATCGAGGACCGCAAATTCCTCCACCACGTCCGCCACCGCGGCACTTTCCGGCGACTCTGCACCACCTGCGTCCTCCGTCTCCACCCGCAGTGCTTCTGCCCTAACTGCCTCGGCGTCTACGACCGTTCTCCACCAATCGACGCTGTCGTCTGCTACAAATGCTACTCATCCTCCCACCCTACCTGCGTTTCACCACCGATCTCCACAACTATGACGTCAACAATGTCAACAATGACGTCATCTCGGTGTTCGAGTCCGTGTGCCTCgtgtgtaaaccctaatttgctTGTTTTGAATTTGAATAGGGTAGAGAGTAGGAATAATGGAGGTAGGGTGGTGGATAGGATTGATTTGAATGCTGCTAGGTTGTTGTTGGCGGCTGGGAAGATTGCGGCGATGTCGATGAATAAGGCAGAGGTTGCGGCTGCGAATGAGGCGGAGAGGAGAGCGAAGGAGGCCGCGTATACGAGGAAGAGAGCACGAGAGGCGCTTGATCATGTTGTGAGGTTGATGGTGAAGGAGAAGAGTGATCAGAAGGTTAATAATGTTATTGCGGGTGTTAGTCCAGGTGTTGGTGTGGTGGATGTGAGTAATGTGGATGTTTCGGGTGAGGTGGTGGAGGCGATGAATGCGGTTGAGTTGGAGGATGGGAAAGAAGGGGTTAACGTCGGAATTGTTGTGTCGGAAGCGCAGGGGAGTGCGGTGGTGATGGAGGTTGATGTTGTTGATGGTAAAGATTCGGGAGGAGGTGAAAATGGTTGTGTGAAGGATGATGAATTGGTGAAGGTTGTCGAAAACGGTCAGGAACAACATTGA